From Corynebacterium sp. BD556, the proteins below share one genomic window:
- a CDS encoding AI-2E family transporter has product MGRVSTTTQPESGATEHRDLVDRGVVANAWLKSAAMFTLRLLAVAVFLFALAKIIGTFWAGVLPVVLAIIVSTILAPIATTLRRWRFPSALAAISSLLAFFGITGFMGSLIAPDIAAHSQILYLQALEGIQRLQLWLQGPPLNVNPDDLNEAVNEIAQWLQNQAGAIAGGVFAGIGTAAGVAVTLTVVLVLTFFFLKDGHHFLPWLRSATGGRTGLHLTELFTRGWNTLSGFIRAQAIVSLVDAVFIGGGLALLGVPMAFTLAVITFFAGFIPIVGAVVAGALAVLVALVSLGFTKALFVLGLVLAVQQLEGNVLSPILQSRAMNLHPVVVLVSVTVGGGLFGLVGAFLAVPAAAMVAVVYRYLLDMLRIHAGEVRAAELEFITPEGKAIAELEEREAVYDRQQWRGDREWQAPSVPADVPAAQGEGGLSIPWRKLKKRRPLRFTLKPDKVANMFDKNRGNGA; this is encoded by the coding sequence ATGGGGCGGGTGAGCACTACCACCCAACCCGAGTCCGGGGCGACCGAGCACCGCGACCTTGTCGACCGCGGCGTCGTGGCCAACGCGTGGCTGAAGTCAGCGGCGATGTTTACCCTGCGCCTTTTAGCAGTCGCAGTATTTCTTTTTGCCTTGGCAAAAATCATCGGCACGTTCTGGGCAGGAGTTCTCCCGGTGGTGCTGGCGATCATTGTCAGCACCATCCTTGCCCCCATCGCCACAACTCTGCGGCGCTGGAGGTTTCCTTCGGCGCTCGCCGCAATTTCTTCCTTGCTGGCCTTTTTTGGCATTACCGGGTTTATGGGCTCCCTCATTGCGCCCGACATCGCGGCGCACTCGCAGATCCTCTACTTGCAGGCCCTGGAAGGAATCCAAAGGCTGCAACTGTGGTTGCAGGGCCCACCGCTAAACGTCAACCCGGATGACTTAAACGAAGCGGTCAATGAGATTGCACAGTGGCTGCAAAACCAGGCCGGAGCAATCGCAGGTGGGGTGTTCGCGGGAATCGGCACTGCGGCAGGGGTTGCCGTGACTTTGACCGTGGTGCTCGTTTTGACTTTCTTTTTCCTCAAAGACGGCCACCACTTCCTGCCGTGGCTGCGCTCGGCGACGGGCGGGCGCACCGGCTTACACCTCACCGAGCTTTTTACCCGCGGGTGGAACACCTTGTCGGGTTTCATTCGCGCGCAAGCGATCGTTTCCCTCGTCGATGCCGTCTTTATCGGTGGTGGCCTCGCCCTGCTCGGCGTGCCCATGGCGTTTACGCTGGCCGTAATCACTTTCTTTGCCGGATTCATCCCGATCGTTGGCGCCGTCGTCGCCGGCGCTTTGGCAGTGTTAGTCGCGCTAGTTTCCCTCGGTTTCACTAAGGCCCTGTTTGTTCTCGGTTTGGTGCTTGCCGTCCAGCAGTTGGAGGGCAATGTTTTATCCCCCATCCTGCAGTCGCGGGCGATGAACCTTCACCCGGTGGTCGTGTTGGTTTCCGTCACTGTCGGCGGTGGTCTTTTTGGTCTGGTCGGCGCTTTCTTAGCGGTCCCGGCTGCCGCGATGGTGGCTGTGGTTTACCGTTACCTTTTGGATATGCTTCGCATCCACGCCGGCGAGGTGCGCGCCGCTGAGTTGGAGTTCATCACTCCGGAGGGCAAGGCAATCGCGGAGTTGGAGGAGCGCGAAGCGGTCTACGATAGGCAGCAGTGGCGTGGTGACCGGGAGTGGCAGGCCCCGTCGGTGCCTGCCGATGTACCTGCTGCTCAAGGTGAAGGGGGGTTGTCGATTCCGTGGCGCAAATTGAAGAAGCGTCGCCCGCTACGTTTTACCCTCAAACCCGACAAGGTCGCCAATATGTTCGATAAGAATAGGGGTAACGGGGCGTAG